The following nucleotide sequence is from Gymnodinialimonas phycosphaerae.
TGCTCTACCGCGACGAAGACGTGTTTTTGCCGGGTGTGCAGCCGCACTGAGGCGGGCAGGGGACTGCACGTGACACAGGACGGTTCAGCCTACTGCGAGACGTATGTTATAGTTCGGGCGGTCCAAATTGCCCGAGGTCACAATGGGAAATCCGAAATCAGCCCATGAAACCTTCGCGAAGATGTCCTTCGCAAAGGTCTACCCGATGTATCTTGCCAAGGTCGAGAAGAAGGGCCGTACGCGGGACGAATTGCACCGCGTTATCAACTGGTTGACTGGCTTCGATGACGGGGCGCTGCAACACTACCTCGACGCGGACGCCACCTTCGAGACCTTCTTTGACCGCGCGGAAATCAACCCCAACGCCAGTGGCATCACCGGCGTCATCTGCGGCGTTCGCGTCGAAGACATCGATGATCAACTGGTCCAGCGGGTCCGGTATCTAGACAAATTGGTCGATGAACTGGCGAAGGGACGAAAGATGGAAAAGATCCTGCGCGGGTCGTAGTTTTTTCGCCCACGCACGCCGTCGCGCCCCGTCTGTTCGCCTCTAGACATGTTAGCGCTAACATGATATGTGCCCGGCAACAGATTCAAGGAAGCAAGCCCATGTCCGCCGCATCTCATGTTGATCCCCGTATCGCCGCCATCACCGACCGCATCATCGAGCGGTCCCGCCCCACGCGGGAGCCCTACCTCGACCGCATGCGCAAGTTGGCCGAGGACGGCCCGCGCCGCGCCCATCTGACCTGCGGCAACCAGGCCCATGCCTATGCCGCAATGGGCGACGACAAGGGGGCTCTGGTGGCGGCGCGTGCGCCCAATATCGGGATCGTGACGGCCTACAACGATATGCTCTCCGCCCACCAACCCTTTGAAACCTATCCGCAAAAGATCAAGGACGCCGCGCGCGGGGCAGGGGCCACGGCCCAGGTCGCCGGCGGCGTGCCGGCCATGTGCGATGGTGTCACGCAAGGCCAGGTCGGCATGGAACTCAGCCTGTTTTCCCGCGACGTGATCGCCATGGCCGCCGGGGTGGCGCTAAGCCACAACACCTTCGACGCCGCCCTCTACCTCGGCGTTTGTGACAAGATCGTCCCCGGCCTCGTCATCGCGGCGGCCACCTTCGGCTATATCCCCGCGCTGTTCGTCCCCGCAGGCCCCATGGTCTCGGGCCTGCCCAACGACGAGAAAGCCCGCGTCCGCAACCAATTCGCCAACGGCGAAGTGGGCCGCGACAAGCTGATGGAGGCCGAGATGGCCTCCTACCACGGGCCCGGCACCTGCACCTTCTACGGCACCGCGAACTCCAACCAGATGTTGATGGAATTCATGGGGTTGCACCTGCCCGGCGCGTCCTTTGTCAATCCCGGCACCCCCCTGCGCGACGCGCTTACCGTGGCCGCAACCGAACGCGCGGCGGCCATTACCGCGCTTGGCAATGCCTATACGCCCGTGTGCGATATTCTTGACGAGAAAGCCTTCGTGAACGGCCTCGTGGGCCTCATGGCCACGGGCGGCTCCACCAACCTCGTCATCCACCTCATCGCCATGGCGCGGGCGGCGGGCATCATCCTGGAATGCAGCGATTTCAACGACATATCGGCCGCCACGCCGCTCATGGCGCGGGTCTACCCCAACGGGTTGGCCGACGTGAACCATTTCCACGCCGCCGGTGGCCTTGGCTATATGATCGGCCAACTGCTGGACGCGGGCCTGATGCACGACGACGTGAAGACCGCCGCAGGCGACGGCCTGTCCCTCTACACGCAAGAACCCGCGCTCGACAACGGCGCCTTCCACTACCGCCCCGGCCCCACGACCACCCTCAACGACAAGATCCTGCGCCCCGCCGCGGACCCCTTCGCCAAAACCGGCGGCCTGGCAGAGCTTTCAGGCAACCTTGGCATTGGCGTGATGAAAGTCTCGGCCGTTGATCCCGAGAGGCACTGCATCGAGGCACCCGCCGCCATTTTCCATTCCCAGGAGGCGGTGAAAGAAGCGTTCAAAAACAAGGAACTGGACCGCGACGTGGTCGTTGTCGTCCGCTTTCAGGGCCCCAAGGCCAACGGCATGCCGGAACTCCACTCGCTGACGCCGCTCCTCTCCATCCTTCAGGGCAGGGGCCATCGCGTCGCCCTCGTCACTGATGGCCGCATGTCGGGCGCATCCGGCAAAGTCCCCTCCGCGATCCACGTCGCGCCCGAGGCGCTTGACGGCGGCCTTATCGGCAAGCTGCAAGACGGCGACATGATCCGCGTCGACGCCACCAATGGCACCCTCGATGTCCTCACCGAAGGTGTCGAGGCCCGCCCCCACGCCACCCCCGACCTGTCGGCCAATTCCCACGGCGTGGGGCGTGAGTTGTTCGAAATCTTCCGCCAAACCGCAGGTCCGGCTACCACTGGCGCGGGCGTTGTGGTTTAAGCCAGCCGTCCCGCCAACCTCCAACCCGCCAACCTCCAACCCGACCTCCTCCAACCCGTCCCCCTCCAATCCACCCGCAAGCGCGATCCCCCATTTCCCCGTTCTTAAAATATCCCCGCCGGAGGCTCCCGTCCTCGCCCCACACACCCCGGCCTGACCCTGAAAGCCTGCCATGACCCCCCAAGCCCAATCCCTCGCCGCCCACCGCATCGCAGCCCTGGCCCCGATCATCCCTGTCCTCGTCGTCAATGACGTGGCCCATGCCGCACCGCTGGCCACGGCGCTGGTCAAGGGCGGGTTGCCGGCGCTGGAAGTCACGCTGCGCACCCCTTGCGCGTTGGAGGTCATCACCGAGATGGCGAAGGTCAAAGGCGGCGTTGTGGGCGCGGGCACGCTGCTGACGCCCCAGGACGTGGAAAACGCCAAGGCCGCAGGCGCCACCTTCGGTGTCTCGCCCGGCGCCACGGCGCATCTGATCGACGCGTGTACCGCCAATGAACTGCCGCTTCTGCCCGGTGCCGCCACCGCGTCCGAAGTCATGTTCCTGTTCGAGCAAGGCTATGACCTGCTGAAGTTTTTTCCGGCCGAGGCCAATGGCGGTGCGCCTGCACTCAAGGCCATCGGCGCGCCGATCCCGCAGGTCTCCTTCTGTCCCACCGGCGGCGTGACCATGGCCAATGTGAACAATTACCTGTCGTTGCCCAACGTGGTCTGCGCGGGCGGGTCCTGGGTTGCGCCCAAGTCCGCCGTGGAAGCGGGCGATTGGGCCGAGATCGAGCGTTTGGCCCGCGAGGCGGCCGCCCTTCCGCGATAGCCGAAAACAGGACGGACGTGGCGGCGATTTGCTGATCCGGAAGGGGCCGATCAGCAGGTTCTGGCCGTCGCCGCGCCCTCACGCGGGTGTGAGGTGAAATCTCGCACGATCCTCGTAGGTGTCAGCAGGAACCAACGCGCGATCAATGCGTTGGAGACCCGGATGCGCTCCGGACCCTGACACGAACAAGAGGATATCTTATAATGAAATACGCAGTATTCACAGGCACGCTTGCGGTTCTCCTGAGCCCCGTGGCGGCTTTTGCAGGGGGCTACGTGGCCCCGGCAGATCCGGCGCCCGTCGCCCCTGTCGCCGCGGCCCCTGCACCGGTCGGCTATGATTGGTCCGGCTTCTATGGCGGTATCCAGCTTGAGTATGGCGATGTCGATGCCAACACCCTTGCCGGTGCGGACGCCGCCGATGGCGATGGTGTGCTTTACGGCGTTTTTGGCGGCTACCGCTACGACCTGGGCAACATTGTCGTGGGTGCGGAACTGGACCTGAACTGGGCCGATATCGATCTGGACGATCCCGTGGGCACCACGATCGGCTCGCTTGATTCCGTGCACCGTCTGGGCGCAGAGGTTGGCTATGATGCCGGCCCGGCGCTGCTTTACGGTACCGTCGGTGTGGCGCAGGCATCCGCCACCGTGGGGGGCGCGGATCTGCAAGACAACGGCTATTTCTTCGGCGCTGGCGTCGATTATCTCGTCACCGACCAGATCATCCTGGGTGCTGAAGTGCTGCAGCACGAGTTTGAGGATTTCGACAACTCCGGCCTCGACATCTCGGCCACGACCTTCGGCGTCAGCGCGGCCTTCCGCTTCTGATCCGGGATTTGCAGACAACGATTCCCAGACAATGATTTCAGACAACGGCCCGCGCCCTTCACAGGAGGGGCGCGGGCCTTTCCTGGCGCCCCTGACAACGGGCCGACAATTCGGCAACGGCTGTGGATAACTCCACACGCAGGGCCGTCGCGGCGCTTGTCGCAGGGATGCCGGTCAGGCTATCAGACAGGAAAAGAAGCTAAAAAAAACCCCTGAGGCACCCATGCGTACTGCGTTGACCCTGATATCGCTATTCGTTGCGGCCCCTGTCTTCGCAGGCGGTGTGACAGATCCCGCTCGGCCCCCCTTGATGATTGATCCGCCGGTCGAGATGACGTGGACCGGTTTCTATGCGGGCGCCAATGTCATCTACGGCCAAGGCACGCCCACCGGACAGCCCGAGATCGACGGCCTGCACTACGGGCTTGTGGCGGGCTACCGCCAGGATCTGGGCGATCTTGTCATCGGCGTCGAGGTGGAGTGGACCAACGGCGCCATCGAGGCCCCCGGCGTGCCCACGCGGGAGATGAGCAGGCTGTTCAGCGGCGGTCTGGAGGTTGGCTATGATGCCGGCGTCTTCCTGCCCTATGCCACGGCCGGTGTTTCCACCGCACGCTTCGAAGAGCCGGTCATTCTGCCCAACTTCGACGCCTCGGGCCTTGGCTATTTCTTTGGCGTCGGCGTTGATTACGCCCTGAACGATGACATCACCCTCGGTGCCGAGATCATCCAGCACCGCTTCACCGACTTTCCGCTGCCCAACACGGATATTGACCTGAATACGGTCAGCCTGACGGCAACGTTCAACTTCTAGGTCCCAATCGTTAACGGCGTTAAGCTGTCGCCGCGCAGCGTCCGTCCATCTGGCGGGCGGCGAAGGCGAACAAACGGTCAAGCGCCGTGGCGAACACCTCATCGGGCAGCGTCAGCGCCACGCGGATATGGCCCGCCGCCGCCACGCCGAAGCTTTCGCCCGGCATCACCGCCACGCGTTCCTCCTCCAACAACGCCTCGCCGAAGTCGTTTCCGCTCAGGCCCGTGGCGCGGATATCCAGCATCACGTACATCGCCCCGGACGGGGGAATGGCCCTGATCTGCAAGGAGTTGCTCGCCTGTTGCTGTGCCAGGCGTTCCAGCACCATGTTGCGCCGGCGCAGGAACGGCGCGGCCACCGCCGCTTCCGCCTCCACCCCCAGCGACAGGGCATAGCACCCGGCGTCCTGGATGAAGCCCGGCACGCCATAGGTCGTGTGGGTGGCCAGGTTGATCATCTGCGCCACCGCTCCCGCGGGCCCTGCGACCCACCCCAACCGAGACCCCGTCATCGCGTGGCTTTTCGACAGGGACCCCACCGTCAAGGTCCGCTCGAACATGTCGGGCAGGCTGGCGAAGGGGCGGTGCGTGCCCTCCCAGATCTGGCTGTCGTAGACCTCGTCCGAAATCACCCAAAGGTCCCGCGCCCCGGCCACCCGCGCGATGCCCTCCAGCGTAGCGTCGGAATAGACCGCGCCGGTGGGGTTGTTGGGCGTGTTGATCAGAAGGCTCTTGGCACCCAGGCTGGCTGCCATCAGATCCGCCTCACGCGGCTGAAAGCCATCCTCGGGGTGGGTCGCCACGGGCTTTGGCACCGCGCCGACGCCCCGGATCGTGCCGGGGTAGGTGGCGTAATAGGGATCGATCAGAAGCGCCGTATCGCCGGGGTCGCAGGCCAGGCTGTGGGCTGCGAAAAGGCCGGATTGTCCGCCGGGGGTGATCAGGATGTTTTCGGGGCCATAGGTCAATTCGCTGAATGATGACAAACGCTTGGCCACGGCGTCGCGCAGGGATCGCGTGCCCGGAACGGCCGCATAGCCGGTGTGTCCGCCCCGTGCCGAGGCATCCATCGCGTCCAGGATGTCGGGGGCCGTGCGGGTGTCATGCTCGCCGATGGTCAGCTCCAGCACCGGCTCTCCGGCGTCCTTCAGGGCACGGGCGCGGTAGAACAGCCCCCAGCCATCGTCGCCGCCACCGGTCAGCCCCATGAGGCGGTTGGAATAGGTCGGCATGGGCGGCGCTCCGGGATCGAGGGGTGTGGTGGCGCGAAGGTGCGTGCACCGGCGCGCGGGCGCAACCCCCTACGGCCCCCTACGGCGCGCCCGCGTTGCGGTCACTCAGCACCAATCG
It contains:
- a CDS encoding DUF2200 domain-containing protein; this encodes MGNPKSAHETFAKMSFAKVYPMYLAKVEKKGRTRDELHRVINWLTGFDDGALQHYLDADATFETFFDRAEINPNASGITGVICGVRVEDIDDQLVQRVRYLDKLVDELAKGRKMEKILRGS
- the edd gene encoding phosphogluconate dehydratase; the encoded protein is MSAASHVDPRIAAITDRIIERSRPTREPYLDRMRKLAEDGPRRAHLTCGNQAHAYAAMGDDKGALVAARAPNIGIVTAYNDMLSAHQPFETYPQKIKDAARGAGATAQVAGGVPAMCDGVTQGQVGMELSLFSRDVIAMAAGVALSHNTFDAALYLGVCDKIVPGLVIAAATFGYIPALFVPAGPMVSGLPNDEKARVRNQFANGEVGRDKLMEAEMASYHGPGTCTFYGTANSNQMLMEFMGLHLPGASFVNPGTPLRDALTVAATERAAAITALGNAYTPVCDILDEKAFVNGLVGLMATGGSTNLVIHLIAMARAAGIILECSDFNDISAATPLMARVYPNGLADVNHFHAAGGLGYMIGQLLDAGLMHDDVKTAAGDGLSLYTQEPALDNGAFHYRPGPTTTLNDKILRPAADPFAKTGGLAELSGNLGIGVMKVSAVDPERHCIEAPAAIFHSQEAVKEAFKNKELDRDVVVVVRFQGPKANGMPELHSLTPLLSILQGRGHRVALVTDGRMSGASGKVPSAIHVAPEALDGGLIGKLQDGDMIRVDATNGTLDVLTEGVEARPHATPDLSANSHGVGRELFEIFRQTAGPATTGAGVVV
- the eda gene encoding bifunctional 4-hydroxy-2-oxoglutarate aldolase/2-dehydro-3-deoxy-phosphogluconate aldolase, translated to MTPQAQSLAAHRIAALAPIIPVLVVNDVAHAAPLATALVKGGLPALEVTLRTPCALEVITEMAKVKGGVVGAGTLLTPQDVENAKAAGATFGVSPGATAHLIDACTANELPLLPGAATASEVMFLFEQGYDLLKFFPAEANGGAPALKAIGAPIPQVSFCPTGGVTMANVNNYLSLPNVVCAGGSWVAPKSAVEAGDWAEIERLAREAAALPR
- a CDS encoding outer membrane protein — protein: MKYAVFTGTLAVLLSPVAAFAGGYVAPADPAPVAPVAAAPAPVGYDWSGFYGGIQLEYGDVDANTLAGADAADGDGVLYGVFGGYRYDLGNIVVGAELDLNWADIDLDDPVGTTIGSLDSVHRLGAEVGYDAGPALLYGTVGVAQASATVGGADLQDNGYFFGAGVDYLVTDQIILGAEVLQHEFEDFDNSGLDISATTFGVSAAFRF
- a CDS encoding outer membrane protein, yielding MRTALTLISLFVAAPVFAGGVTDPARPPLMIDPPVEMTWTGFYAGANVIYGQGTPTGQPEIDGLHYGLVAGYRQDLGDLVIGVEVEWTNGAIEAPGVPTREMSRLFSGGLEVGYDAGVFLPYATAGVSTARFEEPVILPNFDASGLGYFFGVGVDYALNDDITLGAEIIQHRFTDFPLPNTDIDLNTVSLTATFNF
- a CDS encoding pyridoxal phosphate-dependent aminotransferase, yielding MPTYSNRLMGLTGGGDDGWGLFYRARALKDAGEPVLELTIGEHDTRTAPDILDAMDASARGGHTGYAAVPGTRSLRDAVAKRLSSFSELTYGPENILITPGGQSGLFAAHSLACDPGDTALLIDPYYATYPGTIRGVGAVPKPVATHPEDGFQPREADLMAASLGAKSLLINTPNNPTGAVYSDATLEGIARVAGARDLWVISDEVYDSQIWEGTHRPFASLPDMFERTLTVGSLSKSHAMTGSRLGWVAGPAGAVAQMINLATHTTYGVPGFIQDAGCYALSLGVEAEAAVAAPFLRRRNMVLERLAQQQASNSLQIRAIPPSGAMYVMLDIRATGLSGNDFGEALLEEERVAVMPGESFGVAAAGHIRVALTLPDEVFATALDRLFAFAARQMDGRCAATA